One region of Endozoicomonas sp. Mp262 genomic DNA includes:
- a CDS encoding amino acid ABC transporter permease, producing MQGFLILGLLATGGWIIHNTLMNLESRGISTGFDFLSQQAGFGIIQSLVDYNESHSFGKTFVVGVLNTLLVSVLGIVVATILGFLIGIARLSSNWLLARLAGAYIEIFRNIPLLLQIFFWYFAVLAALPHPRQSLALGDAIFMSVRGIYIPGPVMEGNTSWLIISYVAVIGICFSLWYLNRKILNPKGRNIAGLVGWVGLLLVLPLLLGSFIDGGISWEKPVLKGFNFTGGIAIIPELCALLMALSIYTAAFIAEIVRAGIESVSKGQKEAATALGLKPGVVLRLVIIPQAMRVVIPPLTSQYLNLVKNSSLATAIGYPDLVNVFAGTTLNQTGQAVEVISMTMAVYLLISLLVSLFMNIYNKKMSLVER from the coding sequence ATCCAGGGTTTCCTGATTCTGGGTTTGTTGGCCACGGGTGGCTGGATTATCCATAATACCCTGATGAATCTTGAATCGAGGGGTATCAGCACCGGGTTTGATTTTTTATCGCAACAGGCCGGGTTTGGCATTATCCAGTCCCTTGTGGATTACAATGAATCCCATAGTTTTGGTAAAACCTTTGTGGTGGGTGTTCTTAATACCCTGCTGGTTTCAGTGCTGGGTATTGTTGTTGCCACGATTCTAGGCTTTCTAATAGGTATCGCCCGACTATCTTCAAACTGGTTATTGGCTCGCCTTGCAGGAGCATATATCGAGATATTTCGTAATATTCCCCTGCTATTACAAATTTTCTTCTGGTATTTTGCTGTGCTGGCGGCATTACCCCATCCAAGGCAAAGCCTGGCGCTTGGTGATGCCATTTTTATGAGTGTTCGGGGTATTTATATTCCTGGCCCGGTTATGGAAGGGAATACCTCCTGGCTTATTATCAGTTATGTGGCTGTTATTGGTATTTGTTTTTCTCTTTGGTATTTGAATCGGAAAATTTTGAATCCTAAAGGAAGGAATATCGCAGGGCTTGTGGGATGGGTTGGATTACTTCTGGTTCTACCCTTGCTACTGGGCAGCTTTATTGATGGGGGAATCAGCTGGGAAAAACCGGTTCTGAAAGGATTTAACTTTACCGGTGGTATTGCCATTATTCCTGAGCTATGTGCCTTATTAATGGCCTTAAGTATTTATACCGCAGCGTTTATTGCTGAAATTGTCAGGGCAGGGATTGAATCTGTCAGCAAGGGACAAAAAGAGGCGGCAACTGCCTTAGGGCTGAAACCCGGTGTGGTATTAAGGCTGGTTATTATTCCACAGGCCATGCGTGTTGTTATTCCTCCCCTGACCAGTCAGTATCTCAACCTGGTGAAGAATTCATCACTGGCAACAGCCATTGGTTATCCTGATCTGGTTAATGTATTTGCGGGTACGACTCTGAATCAGACGGGGCAGGCAGTGGAAGTCATTTCAATGACAATGGCCGTGTATTTGTTGATCAGCCTGTTAGTCTCACTGTTTATGAATATTTATAACAAAAAAATGTCGTTGGTAGAGCGCTAA
- a CDS encoding amino acid ABC transporter permease, with product MPIIPARKPPLKRSSVSGWFIENLFSSPASSILTLLICYGAYLVIPPLWQWGVTDAQWFGSSSNDCEGKGACWAFVTTRLNQFIYGFYPETEQWRGNVFFIQLAVVISWLVIPKSPFKTQVLAYGLLAMPVVSWCLLYGGFLGLERVETHLWGGLMLTLLLALGGMIASLPFGVLLALGRRSSMPVVRAVSTAYIELWRGVPLITVLFMASVMLPLFVPEEVVFDKLLRALIGIIMFQSAYMAEVVRGGLQAIPKGQFEAFESLGLSYWQGMGFIILPQALRLVIPGIVNTFIALFKDTSLVLIIGLFDLLAIVQAGLNDPNWLGNAIEGYLFAGLVFWAFCFAMSRYSQRLERLLKQEQG from the coding sequence ATGCCAATTATTCCTGCGAGAAAACCACCCCTAAAAAGAAGCAGTGTCTCTGGCTGGTTCATTGAAAACTTATTCAGCTCACCAGCCAGTTCCATTCTGACACTGCTGATTTGCTATGGCGCCTATTTGGTTATCCCCCCGTTATGGCAATGGGGGGTGACAGATGCCCAGTGGTTTGGCAGTAGCAGTAACGACTGTGAAGGAAAGGGTGCCTGCTGGGCCTTTGTAACCACCCGGCTCAATCAATTTATTTATGGCTTCTATCCAGAAACAGAACAATGGCGTGGCAATGTGTTTTTTATTCAGCTGGCTGTTGTCATCAGTTGGCTGGTTATACCTAAAAGCCCATTCAAAACCCAGGTCCTGGCCTATGGATTACTGGCCATGCCCGTTGTTTCCTGGTGTCTGCTTTATGGCGGTTTTCTGGGGCTGGAACGGGTGGAAACCCACCTTTGGGGCGGGTTAATGCTGACACTGCTGTTGGCTCTGGGAGGGATGATTGCCTCTCTTCCCTTTGGTGTTCTGCTGGCTCTGGGTCGGCGTTCTTCAATGCCCGTGGTGCGGGCGGTATCTACCGCTTATATTGAGCTTTGGCGGGGAGTCCCTTTGATTACGGTGCTGTTTATGGCATCGGTGATGCTTCCACTGTTTGTTCCGGAAGAAGTGGTGTTTGATAAACTGCTCAGGGCGCTTATCGGTATCATTATGTTTCAGTCTGCCTATATGGCAGAAGTGGTTCGGGGAGGATTGCAGGCTATACCAAAGGGGCAATTTGAGGCATTTGAAAGCCTGGGGCTCAGTTACTGGCAGGGAATGGGATTTATTATCCTGCCCCAGGCATTACGGCTGGTTATTCCGGGTATTGTTAATACATTTATTGCCCTGTTTAAGGATACCAGCCTGGTGTTGATTATTGGTCTGTTTGATTTACTGGCGATTGTCCAGGCCGGGTTGAATGATCCGAACTGGCTTGGCAATGCGATAGAGGGCTATTTATTTGCCGGTCTGGTATTTTGGGCATTTTGCTTTGCTATGTCCCGTTATAGCCAGCGTCTTGAGCGGCTGCTGAAGCAAGAGCAAGGATAA
- a CDS encoding amino acid ABC transporter ATP-binding protein encodes MIEISGLNKWYGEFHVLRDINLKVTKGEKIVICGPSGSGKSTLIRCINRLETHQEGEIVVDGTLLSRDLKNIEKVRSEVGMVFQQFNLFPHLTVLENCTLAPIWVRKQPVKDAEALAMEYLKRVKIPDQADKYPGQLSGGQQQRVAIARSLCMNPEVMLFDEPTSALDPEMIKEVLDVMIELAQDGMTMLCVTHEMGFARTVADRVIFMDEGQIIEEAEPEVFFSAPASGRTRAFLGQIL; translated from the coding sequence ATCATTGAAATTAGCGGACTGAACAAATGGTATGGCGAATTTCATGTACTACGGGATATTAATCTTAAAGTAACAAAAGGCGAAAAAATTGTTATCTGTGGTCCTTCAGGGTCAGGCAAATCCACTTTGATTCGCTGTATTAATCGTCTGGAAACCCATCAGGAAGGCGAGATTGTTGTGGATGGCACTTTACTGTCCCGGGATCTGAAAAACATTGAAAAAGTTCGCAGCGAAGTGGGCATGGTATTTCAGCAATTTAATTTATTTCCCCATCTGACGGTGCTGGAAAACTGTACCCTGGCTCCTATCTGGGTTCGTAAACAACCGGTGAAAGACGCTGAGGCCCTTGCCATGGAATACCTGAAACGGGTCAAAATACCGGATCAGGCGGATAAATATCCGGGGCAACTGTCGGGTGGGCAGCAGCAACGGGTAGCCATTGCCCGAAGCCTGTGTATGAATCCGGAGGTTATGCTGTTTGATGAGCCAACCTCTGCCCTTGACCCGGAAATGATTAAAGAAGTCCTGGATGTTATGATTGAGCTGGCTCAGGACGGTATGACCATGCTGTGTGTCACCCATGAGATGGGGTTTGCCCGCACAGTGGCAGATCGGGTGATCTTTATGGATGAAGGGCAGATTATTGAGGAGGCAGAACCCGAGGTGTTTTTCAGTGCGCCAGCTTCAGGACGAACCCGGGCATTTCTTGGGCAGATACTCTAG
- a CDS encoding TIGR00645 family protein → MEKIFENLMYSIRWLLAPIYLGLGLVLVALLVEFYQSIFYLITHVVEMGESEVTLKALSLIDVTLVGGLVVMVMYSGYENFVSKLDIKEGREKLSWLGKMDSGSLKAKVAASIVAISSIHLLKIFMDAGNIDNEKLKWYVLIHLTFVISAFGMGYLDYITKRQKS, encoded by the coding sequence ATGGAAAAAATATTTGAAAACCTTATGTATTCAATACGATGGTTGCTTGCTCCCATATATCTCGGATTAGGCCTTGTGCTGGTGGCATTGCTGGTGGAGTTTTACCAGAGTATCTTTTATCTCATTACTCACGTGGTGGAGATGGGTGAAAGTGAGGTAACCCTGAAGGCATTATCACTGATTGATGTCACCCTGGTGGGCGGACTGGTGGTGATGGTGATGTATTCAGGGTATGAAAATTTTGTTTCCAAACTGGATATTAAAGAGGGCAGGGAAAAGCTCAGCTGGCTTGGGAAAATGGACTCCGGTTCCCTGAAGGCTAAAGTGGCTGCCTCCATTGTTGCCATTTCATCTATTCACTTGCTAAAGATTTTTATGGATGCCGGCAATATCGATAATGAAAAGCTCAAGTGGTATGTGCTGATTCACCTGACCTTTGTTATATCTGCCTTTGGTATGGGGTATCTTGACTATATAACCAAAAGGCAAAAAAGCTAA
- a CDS encoding trimeric intracellular cation channel family protein, which produces MLLTVLYVIAITAEAMTGALSAGRKNMDPVGVIFIACITAIGGGSVRDMLLGSYPLTWIKHPEYIVITAIAAVITILLSHYMKKMLKLFLILDAIGLITFSIIGAQKTLDLGHGYIIAAIMAVITGVFGGVLRDILCNDVPLVFRKELYASISLAAIGLYFGLMMFDLNQPIVVIITLVTGFTLRMLAVRLKLELPKFDYQGPSH; this is translated from the coding sequence ATGTTGCTGACAGTTTTATACGTTATCGCGATCACTGCTGAAGCCATGACCGGTGCGCTATCTGCTGGCCGCAAAAATATGGATCCGGTAGGTGTCATATTCATTGCCTGTATTACAGCTATTGGCGGCGGCTCAGTAAGGGATATGCTGCTAGGAAGCTATCCGCTCACCTGGATTAAGCATCCTGAATATATCGTTATCACGGCAATAGCGGCAGTGATTACCATACTCCTGAGCCACTACATGAAGAAAATGCTCAAGCTGTTTTTAATTCTTGATGCCATCGGTTTGATCACGTTCAGCATAATCGGCGCCCAGAAGACACTGGACCTCGGGCATGGCTATATCATTGCCGCGATTATGGCGGTCATCACCGGTGTTTTTGGCGGAGTGTTGCGGGATATTCTTTGTAATGACGTCCCCCTGGTCTTCCGAAAAGAACTCTATGCCAGCATATCCCTTGCGGCCATTGGGCTTTATTTTGGTTTAATGATGTTCGACCTTAATCAACCCATTGTCGTAATTATCACTCTGGTTACAGGGTTTACCTTAAGAATGCTGGCAGTGCGATTAAAGCTGGAACTTCCCAAGTTTGACTACCAGGGGCCCTCCCACTGA
- a CDS encoding trimeric intracellular cation channel family protein, translated as MLFYYTDLLGTAVFAITGILVACRKNMDLFGAFVLAFVTAVGGGSIRDILLGANPVFWIGDTNYILVVIATTVVTLPLRHWHKQFYWPLQLLDALGLAVFTVIGTSKALAFGASPIVAVMMGGLTGCGGGALRDVLAGDVPMVLRKEIYAFAAIAGGALYIVLEPVMGQGADLTALTIFVVLAIRVLSLYKGISLPPFMLPNFHGRQK; from the coding sequence ATGCTTTTCTACTATACGGATCTGCTGGGAACGGCCGTATTTGCTATCACTGGTATATTAGTAGCCTGTAGAAAAAATATGGATTTATTTGGTGCCTTTGTCCTGGCATTTGTGACGGCAGTGGGTGGTGGTTCGATTCGTGATATATTGCTTGGGGCTAATCCGGTTTTCTGGATAGGCGACACCAATTACATACTGGTGGTTATTGCAACCACAGTTGTAACCTTGCCATTGCGTCATTGGCACAAGCAGTTTTATTGGCCATTGCAGTTGCTGGATGCCCTGGGACTGGCCGTCTTTACTGTTATTGGTACCAGCAAGGCCTTGGCTTTCGGTGCATCACCCATTGTCGCTGTTATGATGGGTGGACTCACCGGTTGCGGTGGAGGAGCGCTGCGGGATGTGTTAGCGGGTGACGTCCCCATGGTGCTCAGGAAAGAGATTTATGCCTTTGCAGCCATTGCCGGAGGGGCGCTCTATATCGTGTTAGAGCCTGTTATGGGGCAGGGGGCTGATTTGACGGCCCTCACTATTTTTGTGGTGCTGGCCATCAGGGTATTGTCCCTGTACAAGGGAATATCCCTGCCTCCCTTTATGTTGCCCAACTTCCATGGACGCCAGAAATAG